One genomic window of Scylla paramamosain isolate STU-SP2022 chromosome 20, ASM3559412v1, whole genome shotgun sequence includes the following:
- the LOC135110397 gene encoding uncharacterized protein LOC135110397 isoform X3 → MNLVDKSVGALVGQLQDYLVMSPGDCAAGERSRGDGGYDSQVKTEKGQVELQEARVNMQKVLKKVIFGITLGVVLLIVVLFIIFFITQDLFVDIIESNNFLASALTTTLFTNTEDTTT, encoded by the exons ATGAATTTAGTGGACAAAAGTGTTGGAGCGCTTGTAGGACAGCTCCAGGATTACCTTGTTATGTCTCCAG gagATTGCGCAGCTGGTGAGAGATCAAGGGGAGATGGTGGCTATGACTCACAGGTCAAGACAGAGAAGGGGCAGGTGGAGCTGCAGGAGGCCAGGGTCAACATGCAGAAGGTGCTGAAGAAGGTTATCTTTGGCATCACCCTCGGGGTCGTCCTGCTCATTGttgtcctcttcatcatcttcttt ATTACTCAAGACCTCTTTGTTGACATTATAGAGTCCAACAACTTCCTTGCCTCTGCACTCACCACTACTCTCTTCACCAACACTGAGGACACCACCACCTGA
- the LOC135110397 gene encoding uncharacterized protein LOC135110397 isoform X1, whose product MHSNLAPFFLWVNFKMKYVTHVSWRDVTTSGVTSSGGQGGSLPQTLIFNISRDWPAGEGSRGDGVHDSQVKTEKGRVNLQEARVNMQKVLKKVIFGIILGVVLLIVVLFIIFEIAQLMRDQGEMVAMTHRSRQRRGGWSCKRPGSTCRC is encoded by the exons atgcattccaacctagctccattttttctatgggtcaattttaaaatgaaatacgttacgcACGTATCCTGGCGTGACGTCACGACCTCaggtgtgacgtcatcagggGGCCAGGGGGGGTCTCTGCCACAGACCCTTATCTTCAATATTTCGA gagATTGGCCAGCTGGTGAGGGATCAAGGGGAGATGGTGTCCATGACTCACAGGTCAAGACAGAGAAGGGGCGGGTGAACCTGCAGGAGGCCAGGGTCAACATGCAGAAGGTGCTGAAGAAGGTTATCTTTGGCATCATCCTCGGGGTCGTCCTGCTCATTGttgtcctcttcatcatcttt GAGATTGCGCAGCTGATGAGGGATCAAGGGGAGATGGTGGCTATGACTCACAGGTCAAGACAGAGAAGGGGCGGGTGGAGCTGCAAGAGGCCAGGGTCAACATGCAGGTGCTGA
- the LOC135110397 gene encoding uncharacterized protein LOC135110397 isoform X2 has protein sequence MHSNLAPFFLWVNFKMKYVTHVSWRDVTTSGVTSSGGQGGSLPQTLIFNISRDWPAGEGSRGDGVHDSQVKTEKGRVNLQEARVNMQKEIAQLMRDQGEMVAMTHRSRQRRGGWSCKRPGSTCRC, from the exons atgcattccaacctagctccattttttctatgggtcaattttaaaatgaaatacgttacgcACGTATCCTGGCGTGACGTCACGACCTCaggtgtgacgtcatcagggGGCCAGGGGGGGTCTCTGCCACAGACCCTTATCTTCAATATTTCGA gagATTGGCCAGCTGGTGAGGGATCAAGGGGAGATGGTGTCCATGACTCACAGGTCAAGACAGAGAAGGGGCGGGTGAACCTGCAGGAGGCCAGGGTCAACATGCAGAAG GAGATTGCGCAGCTGATGAGGGATCAAGGGGAGATGGTGGCTATGACTCACAGGTCAAGACAGAGAAGGGGCGGGTGGAGCTGCAAGAGGCCAGGGTCAACATGCAGGTGCTGA
- the LOC135110397 gene encoding uncharacterized protein LOC135110397 isoform X4: MFLGDWPAGEGSRGDGVHDSQVKTEKGRVNLQEARVNMQKVLKKVIFGIILGVVLLIVVLFIIFEIAQLMRDQGEMVAMTHRSRQRRGGWSCKRPGSTCRC; encoded by the exons ATGTTTCTAG gagATTGGCCAGCTGGTGAGGGATCAAGGGGAGATGGTGTCCATGACTCACAGGTCAAGACAGAGAAGGGGCGGGTGAACCTGCAGGAGGCCAGGGTCAACATGCAGAAGGTGCTGAAGAAGGTTATCTTTGGCATCATCCTCGGGGTCGTCCTGCTCATTGttgtcctcttcatcatcttt GAGATTGCGCAGCTGATGAGGGATCAAGGGGAGATGGTGGCTATGACTCACAGGTCAAGACAGAGAAGGGGCGGGTGGAGCTGCAAGAGGCCAGGGTCAACATGCAGGTGCTGA